A single window of Gossypium hirsutum isolate 1008001.06 chromosome A10, Gossypium_hirsutum_v2.1, whole genome shotgun sequence DNA harbors:
- the LOC107896141 gene encoding auxin-responsive protein SAUR50: MGIKKSNKLPQTTAIKQIMKKCSLGKKERYGHQGSLPDDVPKGHFVVYVGENRSRYIIPISWLAHPEFQILLQRAEEEFGFTHDAGLRIPCEEVIFRSLTAMIR; the protein is encoded by the coding sequence ATGGGTATCAAGAAATCAAATAAACTACCTCAAACGACAGCTATCAAGCAGATTATGAAAAAGTGTTCTTTGGGGAAGAAAGAACGGTATGGTCATCAAGGAAGCCTCCCTGATGATGTACCTAAAGGCCATTTTGTTGTATATGTTGGTGAAAACAGAAGCAGATACATAATCCCAATATCATGGTTGGCTCACCCTGAGTTTCAAATCTTGCTTCAGCGAGCTGAAGAGGAGTTCGGGTTTACCCACGATGCCGGCCTTAGAATCCCTTGTGAAGAAGTCATTTTCCGGTCTCTAACAGCCATGATTAGATGA